In the genome of Oncorhynchus masou masou isolate Uvic2021 unplaced genomic scaffold, UVic_Omas_1.1 unplaced_scaffold_685, whole genome shotgun sequence, one region contains:
- the LOC135536924 gene encoding C-type lectin domain family 4 member E-like — VLTSVCISSGPGDSERRLYRMVAVSFGMLCVLQVTLNISLRLVYDMSIGDSKNKHKQTCCSNGWMRFEGSCYYISTFYISTVKNTWDYARQDCLSRGADLVIIESKDEQAFINGLKSVSHVWIGLTDSVTEGTWKWVNGTPLTTPRF, encoded by the exons gttctcacatcAGTGTGTATCTCCTCAGGACCTGGGGATTCAGAGAGAAGACTCTACAGGATGGTTGCTGTGAGCTTTGGGATGCTGTGTGTTCTACAAGTCACTCTCAACATCTCCCTGAGACTAGTCT ATGACATGAGTATCGGAGACTCTAAAAATAAGCATA AGCAAACCTGTTGCTCTAATGGATGGATGAGGTTTGAAGGCAGCTGTTACTACATCTCTACTTTCTACATCTCCACTGTGAAGAACACCTGGGATTACGCCAGGCAGGACTGTCTGAGCAGAGGAGCAGACCTGGTTATCATAGAGAGCAAAGATGAACAG GCGTTCATCAATGGGCTTAAATCAGTCAGTCATGTCTGGAttggtctgactgactctgttactgaggggacctgGAAATGGGTGAACGGCACCCCACtaaccaccccaag gttctga
- the LOC135536914 gene encoding CD209 antigen-like protein E has product MADYVNKQVIELKEVNEENRNRATRSVKTETHLSDGRLRLYRLAAVCFGVLCLLQVTLNISLRLAFYNRGNETAERDPLQTSYNTLTEERDQLQKERDDLMRKFSNLKQTCPDGWQKFNSSWYFLSTETKTWNESREDCLERGADLVIVNSDMEQQILLDLNKGAWIGLTDSVTEGTWRWVDGTPLNISYWHSQQPDNGRDDPKNGEEDCVELNTETWRPAKAWNDQSCLDNRHWICEKVV; this is encoded by the exons ATGGCCGACTACGTCAACAAACAGGTGATTGAATTAAAAGAAGTTAATGAAGAAAACCGGAACAGAGCAACGAGGAGCGTGAAGACTgagacccatctctcag ATGGAAGACTAAGACTCTACAGGCTGGCTGCTGTGTGTTTTGGAGTGCTGTGTCTTCTACAAGTCACCCTCAACATCTCCCTGAGGCTGGCTTTCT ATAACAGAGGCAATGAGACTGCGGAGAGAGACccgctacagaccagttacaacacactgactgaagagagagaccagcttcaGAAGGAAAGAGATGATCTCATGAGAAAGTTCTCTAATCTGA AACAAACCTGTCCTGATGGCTGGCAGAAGTTCAACTCCAGTTGGTACTTCCTGTCTACTGAGACTAAAACCTGGAATGAGAGCAGAGAGGACTGTCTGGAGAGAGGAGCCGACCTGGTGATCGTAAACAGTGATATGGaacag CAGATTCTCTTAGACCTCAATAAGGGAGCCTGGAttggtctgactgactctgttactgaggggacctgGAGATGGGTGGACGGCACCCCACTGAACATAAG TTACTGGCACTCACAGCAACCTGATAATGGCCGTGACGACCCAAAAAATGGGGAGGAGGACTGTGTTGAGCTGAACACAGAAACCTGGCGTCCTGCAAAGGCATGGAATGACCAGTCATGTTTAGACAATCGTCACTGGATTTGTGAGAAAGTGGTTTAA